AAGTATATTTTTAGTAAGTATGAATAAAAGGGGGGATTCCCAACCTTGCTCACGGAGGGAAGATAGATGGCAGAAGAGGAGCCCTGCGCGGTGGATGTCACCCTCCGCGTCATTGGTGGAAGATGGAAGGTACTGATTCTTCAGGATTTGTTCACGGGAACCCGGAGATTCTCAGAAATCCACAGAGCCGTTCACGGCATCACCCAGAAGATGCTCGCCCAGCAATTGCGGGAGATGGAGCGGCACGGCATCGTGAACCGGCTGGTATATGCCGAGGTACCACCCAAGGTCGAATATTCCCTTACCCCCCTGGGGAAGAGCCTTTGGCCCGTCCTCATGGCGATGCACAAGTGGGGGCTGGAGCAATTGGCGGCGACAGGCAACCCGGCGCCAAGCCCCCGGGAAAGCGGGCCGCAGGCGG
This sequence is a window from Acidithiobacillus ferridurans. Protein-coding genes within it:
- a CDS encoding winged helix-turn-helix transcriptional regulator, which translates into the protein MAEEEPCAVDVTLRVIGGRWKVLILQDLFTGTRRFSEIHRAVHGITQKMLAQQLREMERHGIVNRLVYAEVPPKVEYSLTPLGKSLWPVLMAMHKWGLEQLAATGNPAPSPRESGPQAADLPGH